The Phycisphaerae bacterium sequence TCCGTAAAAGCGGCCAGCGAGGACAAAACAATCGAAGTGTATCGTAAGCACCCCGAAATCAGAAACAAGCGCGTCAGGCCCGGGTCATTGAAGCACTCACAAGCAGCCGGGAGCAAGCCGCAGGGGTTTGTTGGACCGGCAAGGCACGCTGCGGCGCTTGTCCTGCAAGGCGACTTGCTCCCATCTGCGCGGCTACATACCATTGTTCCTTATCGGACGCAGGAGGCAGACGGCCAAGCCGTCGTCCGGGCAATTGGAGACCTGCTTGGTCGCTCCCGCACAGATCGGGCCTGTCTCTGCTTGCCGCGTTGCATCGTCCGATCCGCACGACGTTCTAACGAGGCCGCTGTTGAGCCATGGACTTGTTTTCTCAACAGAGAAAGGACGCTTTCAACCGGGTCCAGCCGTTGGCCGTTTCAATGCGCCCCCGCACACTGGAAGAGTTCGTCGGTCAGGAACACTTTCTCGGCCCGGGGAAGCTCCTGCGACGCCTCCTGGCGGCGGACCGCCTTAGCAGCGCCATTTTCTACGGCCCACCGGGTACCGGGAAAACCACGCTGGCCCATATCATCGCCGGAAAAACCCAAGCTGCGTTCATCGAAGTGAACGCCGCGGCGGTTGGCGTGAAGGAGGTCCGGGGGATCCTGGAAGAGGCCAAAGAACGGCTTGCCAGCACTGGCAAGCGTACTGTCCTGTTTCTGGATGAGATCCACCGGTTCAACCGTGCTCAGCAGGATATCTTGCTTAACGACGTCGAGAACGGTCTCATCATCCTGATCGGAGCAACAACGGAAAACCCATTCTTCACCGTCAACTCGCCCTTGGTATCTCGCAGCCAGATCTTTCAGTTCGAGCCCCTGACCAAAGAGCATATCCGCATTCTGCTGCGTCGTGCGGTGGCCGATCCGGAGCGGGGCCTTGGCCGATACAAGGTCGAGATCCAACAGGAGGCCATTGAGCACTGGGCGACGACCTGTGACGGAGACGCACGCAGAGCGCTACTCGCGATGGAGGTCGCTGTTCTGTCACAAATTGATTCAACAACATCTGAAGCGTCGAACCCAATCGTCGTTGACCTCAAAGTAGCTGAGGAGTCGATCCAGCGGAAGGCGATCACTTACGATGGAAGCGGAGATGAGCATTATGACGCTGCCAGTGCGCTCATCAAGAGCATGAGGGGCAGCGATCCCGATGCAGCCGTCTACTGGTTGGCCCGCATGCTGGAAGCGGGCGAAGATCCCCGATTCATCGCTCGTCGAGTAGCCATTTGTGCCGCGGAAGACGTGGGCAACGCCGACCCCCATGCCCTCGTGGTAGCCAATGCCGCAGCCCAAGTCACCCTTTTGGTCGGCATGCCCGAATGTCAACTGGTGCTCAGCCAAGCCGTGATCTATATCGCCTGTGCCCCAAAATCGAACGCCTCAGCCGCAGCCATCTGGACGGCCACCAAGGATGTTCGGGAGGCCCGGACCATTCCTGTCCCAAAGCACCTCCGCGATTCACATTATCGGGGAGCGGCCAGAATGGGACACGGAACGGGCTATAAGTACGCCCACGACTACCAGGGCGGTTTTGTGGAGCAAGATTATCTCGGCGTCGATAAAACCTATTACACCCCGACCGACCGGGGGCACGAAGCCGTGATACGCGCTTACTTGGCTTCGCTGGCTAACCAGACGGAAAAACGTCCAGGCGGGCCGCTTGGTGGTTCCAAAGAAAACCGACCCCGCGAGATCGGAACTGACGATTCAAGATGAAGCCGGCAACTACGCCCGATCACGACGCCTCAAAGAAAGAACTCAGGCAACGGCTGCGGCAGGTCCTGGACGGTATTTCGTCTGAAGAGTTGAGTCACCGCTCTCATTTGGCGTGCAATAAGCTCATCGCCACCTCGGTCTACGAGCAGTCTGATGTCATCATGGTTTTCCTGTCACTGCCTCGCGAGGTGGATACGACACCTCTGGTGCTACATGCTTGGCGGGATGGCAAACGGGTTCTGGCTCCAAAGGTGAACTGGGATCAACGACGGATGTTACCGATTGAGATTGTCTCTTTGACCGACAATATCATTGGGGGGGCGATGGGTCTGCGCGAACCGGTCGAGGGCACGCCCTTTCCCGTCGAGCAGATCGATCTGGTGGTCGTGCCGGGCCTCGGTTTCGACCTCAAAGGAAACAGGATCGGACGGGGGAGAGGTTTTTACGACCGGTTCCTGAAGCACGAGGGCTGGAAAGGTACCTCTTGCGGCTTGGCTCTTGAAGACCAGGTGGTGGAACACGTGCCGATGAGCGAGCACGATGCAACGGTCGATATGTTGGTGACCGACGCGGCCGTCCGGGTTTTTCGGAAGTAGGTTGTGCCGGTCATGGGTCGTGTGAACTGCTGCCGATCCGCACTAGCGGTCAGGAGTATCAGAAGTGGCTTACGGACGAAGGCGCCGTCGCAAGTCTCGTTTCATGTCCCGGTTCATCATTCTGCTGCTGATCGCCGGCGGCGGCTACTACGCGTATGTCAAGTACTACAAGAAACCGGGAGCCCCAGGCCCGGAGTCCACGGCGACGGCTCCGTCCGACGTCCGAACACAACCTCCAGGCGGTGGGGTGCTGACTCCGCCTCTGGAGGAG is a genomic window containing:
- a CDS encoding replication-associated recombination protein A, with the translated sequence MDLFSQQRKDAFNRVQPLAVSMRPRTLEEFVGQEHFLGPGKLLRRLLAADRLSSAIFYGPPGTGKTTLAHIIAGKTQAAFIEVNAAAVGVKEVRGILEEAKERLASTGKRTVLFLDEIHRFNRAQQDILLNDVENGLIILIGATTENPFFTVNSPLVSRSQIFQFEPLTKEHIRILLRRAVADPERGLGRYKVEIQQEAIEHWATTCDGDARRALLAMEVAVLSQIDSTTSEASNPIVVDLKVAEESIQRKAITYDGSGDEHYDAASALIKSMRGSDPDAAVYWLARMLEAGEDPRFIARRVAICAAEDVGNADPHALVVANAAAQVTLLVGMPECQLVLSQAVIYIACAPKSNASAAAIWTATKDVREARTIPVPKHLRDSHYRGAARMGHGTGYKYAHDYQGGFVEQDYLGVDKTYYTPTDRGHEAVIRAYLASLANQTEKRPGGPLGGSKENRPREIGTDDSR
- a CDS encoding 5-formyltetrahydrofolate cyclo-ligase — translated: MKPATTPDHDASKKELRQRLRQVLDGISSEELSHRSHLACNKLIATSVYEQSDVIMVFLSLPREVDTTPLVLHAWRDGKRVLAPKVNWDQRRMLPIEIVSLTDNIIGGAMGLREPVEGTPFPVEQIDLVVVPGLGFDLKGNRIGRGRGFYDRFLKHEGWKGTSCGLALEDQVVEHVPMSEHDATVDMLVTDAAVRVFRK